TCAGCGCATAACTTCTCCGAATAAAGTTTGGTATGAGTCGACGAAGCGGGCCCAGCATATGGTCGAAACGGTAGGTACCAGAATATAAAACAACACCGGAGATTATCACCTGTGAAAACCGGAGATACCGGCGGGCTCGGCACCCCCACATTAACCTGACGGCCGTTTTCGGTCTCGGCAAAACCTTCGTCGGACCCGACCCTGCGTGATAAAGTACAAGCGGGTCACAGACGAACGAGGTGACGATGGGACCCGCGGACCTGACGGAGTACGTCGAACACGCCACGGAGGTCGTCGCTACCTCGCCGGAGCTAGGCCTGCGGAACACCCAGCTCAGGCTCGTCGAACCGTTCCTCGAGGCCCTCGGCTGGAACGTCAGGGCCCCCGAGGTCGAGGCCGCGTTCCACGTCCCCGGTGCCGAGGCCACCGTGGACTACGCGCTCCTCGCGGACGGCAGACCGACCGTGTTCGTCTTCACGCGCCCGGCCGAGGAATCGCTCGGCACAGACGACACCGACCAGCTCTCCGAGGCCATGCGAGCAGCCGGGGTATCGTGGGGCGTGCTCACGAACGGTCGGCAGTTCGCCTTCGCCGGCTCGAAGGACGGGGAGACGGAGTGGGCAGAGTGCGACCTGCAGGGACTACCGGAGCGGTCGACGGTCCTCGAACACTACACGCGAGCGCGGGCCATCGAGCGAGCACGCACCCGTACCCGGGCCGAGCGCGAGACTGCCGCAGAACGTCTCGAAGACGCGGGCGACGAACTGGTCGAGGCGCTCACCACGGAGTTGCAGGCGGCGACCGACGGGGCTGCCGCTGCCGACCTCGAGACCGCGACACGCGAGTTCGTGCAGCGACTGGTCCAGTCGTTCCGGTCGGATGACGGCACAGGGAGTCGTCCGACCGGGACTCCGCGAGACGGCACAGAAGCGGGTCCAGCCGGTGTCTCCGACGCTGCGGAAGTCGAGGCAGAAACAGAGGACACCGAGACCTCGGTCGAGCCCGCACAGGAGTCGGTCGACGACGCTGCCTCGGCCTCCGACAGACAGGACGGTGTCCAGACGGTCGCGGCCGCCTCGGCCGGCGGGGACGGCGAGTTCGTCGCCCGGTTCTTCAGGGACCGGACCTCCGTCGGAGCGGTCGGTTGCTCCACGGTCGAAGGGGCGATGGGGCAGATCGTCGACTACCTCGTCGAACAGCACCACCTCGCCGGGTCCATCTCCCTCCCGTACTGTCCCGACGAGGACGAGACCGCCGTCCTCCACCGGGAGCCCGTCCATCCCGATGGACGACCGATGCGACCGGCTGTCGAACTGGAGAGCGGACCGTTCCTCTGGACGGGTGGCGACCTCGAGACCCAGCGGGCACGACTGGAGGACCTCGCCTCGCGGGCGGGACTCCGGGTGATGTTCCAGGGCGACTGGCGCACGAGATAGGGCAGTCCGCGGGACGAACCGCAGGTAGAGGCTGGGCCCGCGGGCTGGTAGGTGCTTCAGGTGGCGAGGAGGGCGGCCCGGACATCGGGACGACGAACAGCAGTAACTCCTCAGGTGTCATCGAACCCGCCCATGTCGATGTCGTCGATACCGGAAGGTCGCTGGGGGGTGCGGAGGGGTTAATCCTCCTGATTGGGTACGGTCGGGCATGCACATGCTCGTCGACGGCGAGTGGCGGGAAGGCGCGTACCAGACCACGAACGAGGACGGAGAGTTCGACAGGCAGGAGACCAGTTTCCGTGACTGTATCTCGAACGAGGAGGACGCCCGGTTCCAGCCCGAGGCCGACCGATACCATCTGTACGTCTCGCGGGCGTGTCCCTGGGCACACCGAGCGATGGTCGTCCGCCGGCTCCTCGGTCTGGAGGACGTGGTCTCCATGGACGTCGTCGACCCGTACCGCGACACCGACGGCTGGCAGTTCACGCCCGAGAAGGACGACTGCACGACCGACTCCATCATGGACGCCGACTACCTGCGTGAGGTGTACACCGCGGCCGACGACTCCTTCACCGGGCGCGTGACCGTGCCCGTGCTGTGGGACCGGGAGGAGGAGACCATCGTCAACAACGAGTCCGAGGAGGTGATCAAGATGTTCGCGGACGCGATGGCCGGCCTCGGGACCACCGGCGTCGACCTCTACCCAGACGCGCTCCGCGACGAGATCGACGCGGTCATCGAGGACATCTACGAACCGATCAACAACGGTGTCTACCGCGCCGGTTTCGCCGACTCGCAGGCCGCCCACGAACGGGCGGTGGCCGACCTCTTCGGGGCGCTCGACCACTGGAACGAGGTGCTCGCCGACCAGCGCTACCTCGTCGGCGAGCGCCTCACGCTCGCGGACGTCTGCCTGTTCACGACGCTCGTCCGGTTCGACGAGGTCTACCACACCCACTTCAAGTGCAACGTCCGCCACGTCACCGACTACGACCACCTGTGGGGTCACACCCGCGAGCTGTTCCAGCTGCCGGGCGTCGCCGAGACGGTGAACATGGCCCACATCAAGGAGCACTACTACACGACCCACGGTGACGTCAACCCGAAGAAGCTCGTCCCGGTCGGACCCGCCCCCGACTTCGCTGGGTCACACGACCGGGACTCCCTCGCGGGTGGGCCACCCGAGGGGCTCCTCGACTGACGACCCGTCTCGTTTATAACTGAACCGGTGTGACCGAGTGGGTGCGGACTGTTCATTCCGTTCACAGTAACAGAAACAATCCGTTTTTCTGTTTATTCGATTCACAGCACGAATGAATTCGCTCTCGATTGTATCGAATCCTGTACAGTATAGCCAACTTATATCTTGTGGCCGAGGTTTCGAGGGGGTCGGTCCCCTGCCTAGGTTACGGCCCAGATAGAAAAGTAAATAACTCGTTTCACCACGGGGTATGTCTTTTGTTAATGCCCCAGTAGAGTTATATCCAAGGTCGAGATGTATTAACACAGCAACTACCGAGAGACATGACCTCACCACCATCACCCACACGCGAGCGCCGAGGGGTCTCCCCCATCGTCGGCCTCGTCGTCCTCATGGCCCTCGTCGCGATCGCGTCGGGGCTCATCCTGCTCAATGCCACGACTGTCACCGACTCGGTCCAGCAGGGTACGGAGATGCGGAGCGCCGAGTTGACGCTGGCGGAGGCCAGCGCCAAGTTGCGAACGCTCTCCTACCAGGACGTCGGCGACGTCAGCTCGCTCGACCTCACCGGAAAGGACACACAGGACGCGAAGATACGGGACGACGGACGG
This window of the Haloarchaeobius amylolyticus genome carries:
- a CDS encoding glutathione S-transferase family protein, producing MHMLVDGEWREGAYQTTNEDGEFDRQETSFRDCISNEEDARFQPEADRYHLYVSRACPWAHRAMVVRRLLGLEDVVSMDVVDPYRDTDGWQFTPEKDDCTTDSIMDADYLREVYTAADDSFTGRVTVPVLWDREEETIVNNESEEVIKMFADAMAGLGTTGVDLYPDALRDEIDAVIEDIYEPINNGVYRAGFADSQAAHERAVADLFGALDHWNEVLADQRYLVGERLTLADVCLFTTLVRFDEVYHTHFKCNVRHVTDYDHLWGHTRELFQLPGVAETVNMAHIKEHYYTTHGDVNPKKLVPVGPAPDFAGSHDRDSLAGGPPEGLLD
- a CDS encoding type I restriction enzyme HsdR N-terminal domain-containing protein: MGPADLTEYVEHATEVVATSPELGLRNTQLRLVEPFLEALGWNVRAPEVEAAFHVPGAEATVDYALLADGRPTVFVFTRPAEESLGTDDTDQLSEAMRAAGVSWGVLTNGRQFAFAGSKDGETEWAECDLQGLPERSTVLEHYTRARAIERARTRTRAERETAAERLEDAGDELVEALTTELQAATDGAAAADLETATREFVQRLVQSFRSDDGTGSRPTGTPRDGTEAGPAGVSDAAEVEAETEDTETSVEPAQESVDDAASASDRQDGVQTVAAASAGGDGEFVARFFRDRTSVGAVGCSTVEGAMGQIVDYLVEQHHLAGSISLPYCPDEDETAVLHREPVHPDGRPMRPAVELESGPFLWTGGDLETQRARLEDLASRAGLRVMFQGDWRTR